The genomic region TGCCGAGCCAGGGGGCCTGGAGATTGTTCTTGCCCTGGGCGAGGAGTTCGCCGAGCGAAGCCGAGCCGGGCGGCAGGCCGAAGCCGAGGAAGTCGAGCGAGGTAAGCGTGGTGATCGAGCCGTTCAGGATGAAAGGCAGGAAGGTCAGTGTCGCCACCATGGCGTTTGGCAGGAGATGCCGCCACATGATCGTGCCGTTCTTCACGCCGAGCGCGCGTGCTGCATTCACATATTCAAAATTTCGCGCCCGCAAAAATTCCGCGCGCACCACGCCGACGAAGGCGACCCATGAGAACAGGAGCATGATGCCGAGCAGCACCCAGAAGCCGGGCGGCAATATCGCCGCGATGATCAGCAACAGGTAGAGAACCGGGATCGACGACCAGATTTCAATGAAGCGCTGGAACAGAAGATCGACCCAGCCGCCGAAATAGCCCTGAACCGCACCTGCCGTCACGCCGATAATGGCGGAGAAGAAGGTAAGGATCAGGCCGAAAAGCACGGAAATGCGGAAGCCGTAGAGCGCGCGCGCAAAGACGTCACGCGCCTGATCGTCGGTGCCGAGGAGGTTGAAATTGCCGAAGCGGCAATTCGGGTCTTCCACGCCCTGCGGGTAACGCTGGCAGCGCTCTTCCGCCGAATAAAGCCAGAACGGCCTTGACGGAGCCGCTTCCGGTATTTCGTTGTTTACGGTGTTGTAGGAATAGCGGATCGGTGGCCAGATGGCCCAGCCATGGGCATTGATCTCGTCCTGTATCACCGGGTCGCGATAATCGGTGACGGCGTAAAAACCGCCGAATCTTTCTTC from Brucella intermedia LMG 3301 harbors:
- a CDS encoding ABC transporter permease, with the protein product MTDTPLSPAVPVKRPFLSPLNKRRWQNFKANKRGYWSLWIFLFLLIAALCSEFIANDRPILVSYKGELLMPVFVDYPEERFGGFYAVTDYRDPVIQDEINAHGWAIWPPIRYSYNTVNNEIPEAAPSRPFWLYSAEERCQRYPQGVEDPNCRFGNFNLLGTDDQARDVFARALYGFRISVLFGLILTFFSAIIGVTAGAVQGYFGGWVDLLFQRFIEIWSSIPVLYLLLIIAAILPPGFWVLLGIMLLFSWVAFVGVVRAEFLRARNFEYVNAARALGVKNGTIMWRHLLPNAMVATLTFLPFILNGSITTLTSLDFLGFGLPPGSASLGELLAQGKNNLQAPWLGITGFVVISLMLSLLIFIGEATRDAFDPRKAFQ